The Kordia sp. SMS9 genome window below encodes:
- a CDS encoding HTTM domain-containing protein — MKNIQNLVFKPIDVSILAIFRIFFGMFMVYQMIYYYQIDYTFQFIYGPEVLFPYQGLEFLEPFSLGILQAIHAGLLISAILITLGFLYRYVMIFFFFGFFYFSFVDKTLYNNHIYLIALIALVMIFMDADKKYSLRAKFSKKKLSNLVPAWQQYLLTFLISIVYFFGGITKMSDNWLESNLVSYTIDQAQSSILTNLFPKETLIVLIKYGGLVFDLSIAFLLLYRKTRKLGVLLVVIFSYTNNSILFDDIGIFPFFMICATILFFDSAKVGNYVDNIFSKKSEENTAEIAQQQSPKFKILTFICLAIFVIFQLVFPFRHFLFTSNPEWTGVAQRFSWRMKMQSRNVTQFNMSLVDRETSQRFNLDGTSFVTKNQFMHMPEDPYTFVHLAKYISKKLYIERGLVNPIIKAELMVEFNGMPAQYMLDPRIDLTKVDENKLKAHPWIPAFNGYEQ, encoded by the coding sequence ATGAAGAATATTCAAAACCTCGTATTCAAACCCATTGATGTTTCTATTCTTGCCATATTTCGAATCTTTTTCGGAATGTTTATGGTATACCAAATGATTTATTATTATCAAATCGACTATACTTTTCAATTCATCTACGGTCCCGAAGTATTATTTCCATATCAAGGATTGGAGTTTTTAGAACCGTTTTCACTCGGAATTCTACAAGCAATTCACGCCGGATTGTTGATTTCAGCCATATTAATCACGCTCGGATTTTTATATAGATACGTGATGATTTTTTTCTTTTTTGGATTTTTCTATTTTTCGTTTGTAGACAAAACGCTGTATAACAATCATATCTATCTCATTGCGTTGATTGCTTTGGTGATGATATTTATGGATGCTGATAAAAAGTACAGTCTCCGTGCTAAATTTTCAAAGAAAAAACTGTCAAACCTAGTTCCTGCTTGGCAACAATACCTATTGACTTTTCTAATTTCGATTGTATATTTTTTTGGAGGAATTACCAAAATGTCTGACAATTGGTTGGAAAGTAATTTGGTCAGCTACACCATTGATCAAGCGCAGAGCAGTATTTTAACAAATCTTTTTCCGAAAGAAACACTAATCGTACTTATAAAATACGGAGGATTGGTATTTGATTTAAGCATCGCATTCCTTCTATTGTATAGAAAAACACGAAAACTCGGTGTGTTACTAGTCGTAATATTTAGTTACACCAACAATTCGATACTATTTGATGACATCGGAATTTTTCCATTTTTCATGATTTGCGCGACGATTTTATTTTTTGATAGCGCAAAAGTGGGGAACTATGTTGACAATATCTTTTCCAAAAAATCAGAAGAAAACACCGCAGAAATTGCTCAACAGCAATCACCAAAATTTAAAATACTTACTTTCATCTGTCTTGCTATTTTTGTGATATTTCAATTGGTATTTCCGTTCAGACATTTTCTATTCACGTCAAATCCTGAGTGGACAGGCGTCGCACAACGATTTTCTTGGAGAATGAAAATGCAGTCAAGAAACGTAACGCAATTTAATATGTCGCTAGTAGATCGAGAGACTTCTCAAAGGTTCAATTTGGATGGCACTTCTTTTGTGACCAAAAATCAATTCATGCACATGCCTGAAGATCCGTACACCTTTGTGCATTTAGCCAAATACATTAGTAAAAAGTTATACATTGAACGTGGTTTGGTCAATCCGATCATCAAAGCAGAATTGATGGTAGAATTTAACGGAATGCCCGCACAATACATGCTTGATCCAAGAATTGATCTCACAAAAGTAGATGAAAACAAACTCAAAGCACATCCGTGGATTCCAGCGTTTAACGGATATGAACAGTGA
- a CDS encoding AraC family transcriptional regulator, with translation MSFTLIDLILFTGIVQGIFLMISLQFISKKNKAANSILMIIIGISIVVFAREMLSYQLDPKIFWRTALFTESTIYLFAPLLYLYFKVLVFRDTSQNKLSFKHYILSILMLCYFFWTLSLSLKEYMTILGAKGLYIVYFIMESVGMLSFAFYTYLSFQILNQVKNTTHPTEYTQKIARYIQYILIGISLITLSWAIGIFNIYILKNYNSFINYKLIWISITIFLFIVGYFSFTQPEVVRLPVKKKAPTKKRLTQEEINTIKEKITILIEEEHLYTQSDLNLKMLAKKLDTTANNLSWFLNSVYEKTFYEYINAYRVKAFLQKIEAGEHKKQTLLSIAMDAGFNSKSTFNKTFKSLMNDTPSRYIEKMYS, from the coding sequence ATGTCATTTACGTTAATAGATCTTATACTGTTTACAGGAATTGTTCAAGGTATATTTTTAATGATTTCCTTACAGTTCATTTCAAAAAAAAATAAAGCTGCCAATAGCATCCTTATGATTATCATCGGAATATCTATTGTAGTTTTTGCCAGAGAAATGCTAAGTTACCAATTGGATCCAAAAATATTTTGGCGAACTGCACTCTTTACAGAAAGCACAATCTACTTATTTGCGCCGCTATTGTATTTGTATTTTAAAGTACTCGTTTTTAGAGATACTTCTCAAAACAAGTTATCCTTTAAACATTACATACTATCCATTTTAATGTTGTGTTACTTTTTTTGGACACTTTCGTTATCGCTCAAAGAATACATGACAATTTTAGGTGCTAAAGGACTGTATATCGTCTATTTTATCATGGAATCCGTAGGAATGTTGTCATTTGCATTTTACACCTATTTATCATTCCAAATATTAAATCAAGTCAAAAATACAACACATCCAACGGAATACACGCAAAAAATTGCACGTTATATTCAATACATTTTGATAGGAATTTCGTTGATTACACTCTCTTGGGCAATTGGAATTTTTAATATCTATATCCTCAAAAACTATAATTCCTTTATCAACTATAAACTCATTTGGATTAGTATTACCATTTTCCTTTTTATTGTGGGATATTTTAGCTTTACGCAACCTGAAGTTGTACGATTGCCTGTAAAGAAAAAAGCGCCTACTAAAAAACGCTTGACGCAGGAAGAAATCAACACAATCAAAGAAAAAATAACCATCCTGATTGAAGAAGAACACCTGTATACACAATCAGATTTAAACCTAAAAATGCTTGCCAAGAAATTGGACACGACTGCAAATAACTTGTCTTGGTTTCTAAATTCGGTGTATGAAAAAACTTTTTATGAATACATCAATGCATATCGTGTAAAAGCCTTTTTACAAAAAATAGAAGCGGGCGAACACAAAAAACAAACCTTACTTTCTATTGCCATGGATGCTGGATTCAATTCGAAATCGACTTTTAATAAAACCTTTAAATCTTTAATGAACGATACACCTTCACGTTATATTGAAAAAATGTATTCTTAA
- a CDS encoding class I lanthipeptide, which produces MKKQKVSGLSLNKKSISDLSKQTVHGGATLYCTFGCTDGCTIAQTAWNCTRGNCTADCTGGITWLCSALPGCVAGEE; this is translated from the coding sequence ATGAAAAAACAAAAGGTGAGTGGATTATCCCTCAACAAAAAATCAATTTCTGACTTATCAAAACAAACTGTACATGGTGGAGCTACACTCTACTGTACTTTTGGTTGCACAGATGGTTGTACCATAGCACAAACGGCTTGGAATTGTACAAGAGGAAATTGTACAGCTGATTGTACTGGCGGAATTACATGGTTGTGTAGCGCGCTTCCAGGTTGTGTGGCTGGAGAAGAGTAA
- a CDS encoding class I lanthipeptide, which produces MKKKKLKKIALNKKVVSRLNSDQIKGGETQGCSDGCSLFQTVMRCTQADCTSDCTDGLSWLCSFIEIICVEGE; this is translated from the coding sequence ATGAAAAAAAAGAAATTAAAAAAAATTGCACTCAATAAAAAAGTAGTTTCACGATTGAATAGCGATCAGATCAAAGGAGGCGAAACGCAAGGTTGTAGTGATGGCTGCTCTTTATTTCAAACAGTCATGCGCTGCACACAAGCCGATTGTACTTCCGATTGTACTGATGGATTGAGTTGGCTATGCAGTTTTATTGAAATAATCTGTGTAGAAGGCGAATAA
- a CDS encoding chromophore lyase CpcT/CpeT — translation MKKSIIYIVLTLFLVTIYSCDSYKSTSTSNELKALQTQMTGSFDSSEQAASDESYYNISLHMYPIWTSKDGYWLYVEQALNSQQDKPYRQRVYELEKLENGTFSSKVYTLENPKDFIGKWKTPAYFDQFDASMLKEREGCAVILEKQGKNYTGSTNEKDCKSTMRGASYATSEVTIKPNVIESWDRGFDANDAHVWGAEKAGYIFKRL, via the coding sequence ATGAAAAAATCTATAATCTACATCGTTCTCACATTATTTTTAGTTACAATTTATAGTTGTGATAGTTACAAATCTACCAGCACTTCCAACGAATTGAAAGCTTTACAAACACAAATGACAGGTTCGTTTGACAGTAGTGAGCAAGCCGCTTCTGACGAAAGTTATTATAATATTTCCTTGCACATGTATCCAATTTGGACGTCAAAAGATGGGTATTGGTTGTATGTAGAACAAGCGTTGAATAGTCAACAAGACAAACCGTATCGCCAACGTGTTTATGAATTGGAAAAGTTAGAAAATGGTACATTTTCAAGTAAAGTGTACACACTAGAAAACCCGAAAGACTTTATTGGAAAGTGGAAAACTCCAGCCTATTTTGATCAGTTTGATGCTTCTATGTTAAAAGAACGCGAAGGTTGTGCCGTAATTTTAGAGAAACAAGGCAAAAACTATACAGGAAGTACGAATGAAAAAGATTGTAAAAGTACCATGCGTGGTGCTAGTTACGCCACTTCAGAAGTAACCATAAAACCAAACGTTATTGAAAGTTGGGATCGTGGTTTTGACGCCAATGACGCACATGTTTGGGGCGCAGAAAAAGCAGGCTATATTTTTAAGCGATTGTAA